The following proteins are encoded in a genomic region of Plasmodium coatneyi strain Hackeri chromosome 2, complete sequence:
- a CDS encoding Lysophospholipase-like protein produces the protein MSVRSSESGVGAKKSIRGSFFTKKVALLSVVAAYIFLKHQDDFGRQNGPATLKPNNRVARNLTLETEEAPSQSKSSLKDLFQKQGKKEKVLEVRKEATGSGNKIPTEPEKKIPVQTGKATSQLAKGTPNKLADKVAKDPPNMHTNKTTDNNNKVEHTDILKTGSFKSRDGLELKTYKWVVDKPVGIIILVHALNCHVRFEYLKHNAIIESKEKATLIDRNNYYLYKGSWVEQFNKNGYSVYGLDMRGHGESGCVKNVKTHINNFQDLIRDVVQYANIVYDSLCEPGKKKKNKKAANGGVNTSNDGESSDNEETSQGTYPSPGNTPSSGEQTPNTVNNSRKNGVPPFYFMGLSMGGNIVLRILQLREKKGDESIKRLNIKGVISLAGMISLDDLKKKPEYKYFYIPMAKVAAALLPTMRLGPSLKFEMFPYINDLFSFDPHCYNKAITNRFGNELLKAVDALHKDMKYIPEDVQILFVHSVLDSACSYTGVSKFFNALKTKNKELFTIEDMDHILPLEPGNERILKKFIDWLVQLQSVKA, from the exons ATGTCAGTACGAAGTTCAGAAAGTGGAGTGGGTGCAAAGAAGAGCATACGAGGATCGTTCTTCACCAAGAAAGTTGCTCTCCtctctgttgttgctgcttatatttttctaaag CACCAAGATGACTTTGGAAGACAGAATGGTCCTGCGACATTAAAACCAAATAATAGAGTTGCTAGGAATTTAACACTGGAAACAGAGGAAGCTCCATCACAAAGTAAATCCTCACTTAAAGATTTATTTCAGaagcaggggaaaaaagagaaagttcTTGAAGTTAGGAAAGAGGCCACCGGCTCCGGAAATAAAATCCCAACTGAAccggagaaaaaaatcccaGTTCAGACCGGAAAGGCTACAAGTCAGCTAGCCAAGGGGACGCCTAATAAGTTAGCCGATAAGGTGGCAAAGGACCCCCCAAATATGCATACAAACAAGACCAcggataataataataaagtagAGCATACTGACATCCTGAAGACGGGGTCCTTCAAAAGTCGAGACGGACTAGAGCTGAAGACATACAAGTGGGTGGTGGACAAGCCCGTCGGAATTATAATACTAGTACATGCCCTAAACTGCCATGTGAGATTTGAGTACCTAAAGCATAATGCCATCATAGAGAGTAAGGAAAAGGCCACCCTCATCGATAGAAATAATTACTACCTTTATAAAGGTAGCTGGGTAgaacaatttaataaaaatggctaCTCAGTCTACGGGTTAGATATGAGAGGACATGGAGAGTCCGGAtgcgtaaaaaatgtgaagaccCACATAAATAACTTTCAGGATTTAATTCGCGACGTGGTGCAGTATGCTAACATTGTATACGACTCATTATGCGAAccagggaaaaagaagaaaaataaaaaagcagcCAATGGGGGTGTTAACACGTCTAACGATGGGGAATCCTCCGATAATGAGGAAACATCACAGGGAACTTATCCCTCTCCTGGCAACACTCCATCTAGTGGGGAACAAACTCCAAATACCGTGAACAATAGCAGGAAGAATGGCGTCCCTCCATTCTACTTCATGGGTCTATCAATGGGAGGAAATATCGTTTTAAGAATATTACaattgagggaaaaaaaaggagatgaaTCAATTAAGCGCTTAAACATAAAGGGAGTGATTAGTCTAGCGGGCATGATTTCTCTAGACGACCTGAAGAAGAAGCCAGAATATAAGTACTTCTACATACCTATGGCGAAGGTTGCAGCCGCACTTCTCCCCACCATGAGACTGGGCCCTTCCCTGAAGTTTGAGATGTTCCCTTACATTAATGACCTGTTTAGCTTTGACCCCCACTGTTACAATAAGGCCATAACGAACCGTTTCGGGAATGAACTTTTAAAGGCAGTAGATGCCTTACACAAGGATATGAAGTACATCCCGGAAGACGTACAAATATTGTTTGTCCACTCGGTGCTGGATAGCGCTTGTTCGTACACTGGAGtgtccaaattttttaatgcactTAAAACGAAGAACAAGGAATTGTTTACCATTGAGGACATGGACCATATTCTTCCTCTGGAACCGGGGAATGAGAGAATCCTCAAGAAGTTTATCGACTGGCTGGTTCAGTTGCAGTCCGTTAAAGCGTGA
- a CDS encoding Heat shock protein, with product MAISMKHYRKEIISVFPFSVKLFLFSFLIWIITDSNQGRPARKWGNCEYHSLKEKVDLRNNRCLAEKDSNGEPPPEEDNFANLEDYYAILGVPRDATDLEIKKAYRKLTMKWHPDRHVDPEYKKIAEEKFKIVLEAYEVLSDENKRQIYDLYGAQVLKENYTFYGDDDAGVIGEPPMFSFYKTNINASEMLNKIIDPVKNFSVKSTFNEKFQQVSDFFSNIKSKINSSATPGGSSWDNTPKSYEAPLYVSLEELYHGCQKKIKVTRKRYNGPVSYDEEKVLTLDIKPGLCDGTQIIFYGDGDQVSPWQQPGNLIFKVVTKEHSIYTREGNNLIFRCVLTLDEALNGFKFVLVTLDNRELVIRVEDIVAPNSRRTIPNEGMPILNNPSQRGDLIIEFVIVFPTNLSPEERDTLNDILCNKG from the exons ATGGCAATCTCTATGAAACACTataggaaagaaataataagtgttttccccttttctgttAAGCTGTTTTTGTTCTCTTTCCTAATTTGGATTATAACCGATTCTAACCAG GGAAGACCTGCAAGAAAATGGGGTAATTGTGAGTACCACAgtttgaaagaaaaagtagaCCTCAGAAATAACAGATGCTTAGCAGAAAAAGATAGCAATGGTGAACCACCACCTGAGGAGGATAACTTTGCAAATTTAGAG GATTACTATGCTATATTAGGAGTTCCTAGAGATGCTACAGAccttgaaataaaaaaggccTATAGAAAGTTAACCATGAAATGGCACCCAGATAGACATGTAGATCCagagtataaaaaaattgcagaagaaaaattcaaGATTGTGCTCGAAGCATATGAGGTTCTATCAGATGAGAATAAAAGACAAATTTATGATCTCTATGGTGCACAAGTGTTAAAAGAAAACTACACATTCTACGGAGATGATGACGCAGGAGTTATTGGTGAACCTCctatgttttcattttacaaaaCGAATATAAATGCCTCTGAAATgttgaataaaattatagATCCAGTTAAGAACTTCTCAGTTAAGTCAACCTTCAATGAAAAATTTCAGCAAGTTTCAGATTTTTTTAGTAACATAAAATCCAAGATTAACTCCTCCGCGACCCCAGGAG GCAGTAGTTGGGATAACACGCCTAAGTCATACGAAGCGCCTCTTTATGTGTCATTAGAAGAGTTATACCATggatgccaaaaaaaaataaaagttacGAGAAAAAGATATAATGGACCCGTTTCTTATGACGAAGAAAAAGTGCTAACTTTAGATATAAAACCAGGATTATGTGACGGAACCCAAATTATATTCTATGGTGATGGAGATCAGGTATCGCCTTGGCAACAACCGGGAAATTTAATTTTCAAAGTAGTAACGAAAGAACATAGCATATATACAAGAGAGGGCAATAATCTCATTTTTAGGTGTGTATTAACCTTAGATGAAGCGTTAAATGGCTTCAAATTTGTGCTCGTAACATTAGATAATAGAGAGTTAGTTATACGAGTAGAGGATATTGTTGCCCCCAATTCTAGAAGAACAATTCCCAACGAAGGAATGCCTATTTTAAATAATCCATCACAAAGGGGGGATCTAATAATTGAGTTTGTAATTGTATTCCCCACCAATTTGAGCCCGGAAGAAAGGGATACCCTGAATGATATTTTATGTAATAAAGGATGA